Proteins encoded in a region of the Raphanus sativus cultivar WK10039 chromosome 8, ASM80110v3, whole genome shotgun sequence genome:
- the LOC108832971 gene encoding uncharacterized protein LOC108832971 has protein sequence MDMYNDDSSPYCYFHPKEEYVGVCPLCLNERLLVLASKQRSSKTRHSSSSPIISLPKIFTLSSLLSRLDFRHHRKFHPSSDLEVSTSQEDSFISIKFENDGNASWERKTVSKVCVDNTNSTCKKQQAPLTSTTSIVEHNSAKSSLKWRRRIGHLFRVIKLRSGFPTSSCHVASSKVEGTKARKHGWMVRTLTRRKSRKNKT, from the exons ATGGATATGTACAACGATGATAGCTCTCCGTACTGTTATTTCCATCCAAAGGAAGAATATGTTGGAGTGTGTCCTCTCTGTTTGAACGAGAGGCTTCTGGTTTTAGCTTCAAAGCAGAGATCATCAAAAACCAGACACTCTTCATCTTCGCCAATCATTAGCCTCCCTAAGATCTTCACCTTGAGCTCTCTCCTCAGTCGCTTAGATTTCCGTCACCACCGGAAATTCCATCCCTCTTCCGATCTTGAAGTCTCCACAAGCCAAGAAG ATTCTTTTATTTCCATAAAATTCGAAAACGATGGAAACGCCTCTTGGGAGAGGAAAACAGTGTCAAAGGTTTGTGTAGACAACACAAACTCAACATGTAAGAAGCAGCAAGCCCCTCTCACGAGCACTACGAGTATCGTAGAGCACAATAGTGCCAAGTCATCTCTTAAGTGGCGCAGACGTATTGGTCATCTTTTCCGTGTCATCAAACTCAGATCAGGATTTCCCACCTCTTCTTGTCATGTGGCATCATCCAAGGTCGAAGGAACCAAAGCGAGGAAACATGGTTGGATGGTTAGGACTTTAACCAGAAGAAAATCCAGGAAAAATAAAAcgtga
- the LOC108821668 gene encoding GDP-mannose transporter GONST5 — MEEGSLWHQWSMIRSLLAILQWWGFNVTVIIMNKWIFQKLDFKFPLSVSCVHFICSSIGAYIVIKVLKIKPLIVVDPEDRWKRIFPMSFVFCINIVLGNISLRYIPVSFMQTIKSFTPATTVVLQWLVWRKYFNWRIWASLVPIVGGIFLTSITELSFNVFGFCAALFGCLATSTKTILAESLLHGYKFDSINTVYYMAPFATMILGVPAFLLEGNGILDWFEAHSSPWSALIMILSSGVVAFCLNFSIFYVIHSTTAVTFNVAGNLKVAVAVLVSWMIFRNPISPMNGVGCGITLVGCTFYGYVSHMLSQQQPGTPRTPCTPRNKMELLIPLVNDKVEGKV; from the exons ATGGAGGAAGGTAGTCTTTGGCATCAATGGAGCATGATCAGATCTCTGTTAGCCATTCTTCAATGGTGGGGTTTCAACGTTACAGTTATCATCATGAACAAATGGATCTTCCAG AAACTGGATTTCAAGTTCCCTCTGTCGGTTTCATGCGTTCATTTCATATGTTCATCGATCGGAGCATACATTGTAATCAAAGTCCTGAAGATTAAACCATTGATCGTTGTTGATCCAGAAGATCGATGGAAGAGGATCTTCCCAATGTCATTCGTCTTCTGTATCAACATTGTGTTAGGAAACATCAGTCTTAGATACATCCCTGTCTCTTTTATGCAGACAATCAAATCCTTCACTCCAGCAACAACAG TTGTGTTACAGTGGTTGGTATGGAGGAAATATTTCAATTGGCGTATTTGGGCGTCGTTGGTTCCAATTGTAGGAGGGATTTTTCTGACTTCTATTACAGAACTTAGCTTTAACGTGTTTGGTTTCTGTGCTGCTCTGTTTGGTTGTTTAGCTACCTCTACTAAGACCATTCTTGCTGAATCTCTTCTTCACGGTTACAAATTTGATAG CATCAACACGGTGTACTATATGGCTCCTTTTGCGACAATGATTCTTGGAGTACCGGCGTTTTTACTCGAAGGCAACGGGATATTGGATTGGTTTGAAGCACACTCTTCTCCATGGTCGGCTCTCATCATGATTTTAAGCTCAGGTGTTGTTGCTTTCTGTCTTAACTTCTCCATCTTCTATGTCATTCACTCCACAACAGCAGTTACATTCAATGTAGCTGGAAACCTTAAG GTTGCAGTGGCTGTTCTGGTTTCATGGATGATATTCCGAAACCCGATATCACCGATGAATGGTGTTGGATGTGGAATCACACTCGTGGGATGCACGTTTTATGGATATGTAAGTCACATGCTGTCTCAGCAACAACCTGGAACTCCTAGGACTCCTTGTACACCAAGGAACAAGATGGAACTCCTGATCCCTCTTGTTAATGATAAAGTCGAGGGTAAAGTTTGA
- the LOC108819395 gene encoding lysM domain-containing GPI-anchored protein 1 → MREIVLLLLASSLLLTSTTAKSTIEPCSSNDTCNSLLGYTLYTDLKVSEVASLFQTDPISILLANAIDISYPDVDNHILPSNLFLKIPLTCSCLDGIRKSLSTRYKTRPSDTLASIAGSVYGGLVSAEQIQEANSVADPSLLDVGTSLVVPLPCACFNGSDDSLPAVYLSYVVRGVDTLAGIARRYETTVSDLMNVNAMGAPDVSSGDILAVPLSACASNFPKYASDFGLIVPNGSYALAAGHCVQCSCALGSRSLYCEPASLAVSCSSMQCRNSNLMLGNITVQQSSAGCNVTTCDYNGFANGTILTMLSNSLQPRCPGPQRFAPLLAPPDTVPKDLMYAPAPSPDFDGPGSIAASPGSSVIPPGGGPLPGNFANGPAGSISTATFSSLSYFFIMFLISVSSFSFVFSS, encoded by the exons atgaGAGAGATTGTCCTTCTCCTCCTAGCTTCGAGCTTACTCCTCACATCAACAACGGCTAAATCAACAATCGAGCCATGCTCAAGCAACGACACCTGCAACTCCCTACTCGGCTACACCCTCTACACCGACCTCAAAGTCTCGGAAGTCGCGTCCCTCTTCCAAACAGACCCAATCTCCATCCTCCTCGCCAACGCCATCGACATCTCCTACCCTGACGTCGACAACCACATCCTCCCTTCCAACCTCTTCCTCAAAATCCCCCTCACCTGCTCCTGCCTCGACGGCATCCGAAAATCACTCTCCACGCGCTACAAGACCCGCCCTTCCGACACGCTCGCCTCCATCGCCGGCTCCGTCTACGGCGGTCTGGTCTCCGCCGAGCAGATCCAGGAGGCTAACTCGGTTGCTGATCCGTCGTTGCTCGATGTCGGGACGAGTCTTGTCGTGCCTCTCCCCTGCGCTTGCTTCAACGGGAGTGATGATTCTCTCCCTGCTGTTTATCTGTCGTATGTGGTGAGAGGGGTTGATACGTTGGCGGGGATAGCGAGGAGGTATGAGACTACTGTTTCTGATTTGATGAATGTGAATGCTATGGGTGCTCCTGATGTTAGCTCCGGTGATATCCTCGCCGTTCCTTTGTCAG ctTGTGCATCAAACTTCCCCAAGTATGCTTCGGATTTTGGATTGATAGTTCCAAATGGTAGCTACGCTCTAGCCGCGGGTCACTGCGTGCAATGCAGCTGCGCGCTTGGGAGCCGCAG TTTGTATTGTGAGCCTGCTTCTTTAGCCGTATCATGCTCGAGTATGCAGTGTAGAAACAGCAACCTCATGCTCGGTAACATCACTGTTCAGCAGAGTAGCGCTGGCTGTAATGTAACGACTTGTGATTACAATGGTTTCGCCAACGGCACCATCTTGACCAT GCTGTCTAACTCTCTACAACCACGCTGTCCTG GGCCTCAACGATTTGCGCCGCTTCTAGCTCCACCTGATACTGTTCCTAAGGATTTAATGTATGCACCGGCGCCTTCACCGGATTTTGATGGTCCAGGATCAATAGCAGCTTCACCAGGATCGTCTGTGATTCCTCCAGGCGGTGGTCCCTTGCCGGGTAACTTTGCTAATGGTCCAGCTGGAAGCATCTCAACCGCCACTTTCTCCTCTCTAAGCTACTTCTTTATCATGTTTCTCATCTCCGTCTCTTCATTCTCCTTTGTCTTCTCATCTTGA
- the LOC108820706 gene encoding transmembrane emp24 domain-containing protein p24delta5 yields the protein MAIRGIVAISTAVVVLFLLTINHGEAIWLTIPATGGTKCVSEEIQSNVVVLADYYVVDEQNPGNTPAVSAKVTSPYGNDLHHQENVTHGQFAFTTQETGNYLACFSVDSSHPLPNPLTLGIDWKTGIATKDWDSVAKKEKIEGVELQLTRLEGLVQAIRENIDYIKNREGEMREVSEATNGRVAWFSIMSLGVCLSVTGVQIWYLKRYFHKKKLI from the exons ATGGCGATCAGAGGAATCGTTGCGATTTCAACGGCGGTGGTGGTGCTGTTTCTGCTGACGATTAATCACGGAGAAGCTATATGGCTGACGATTCCGGCGACGGGAGGGACGAAGTGCGTCTCAGAGGAGATACAGAGCAACGTCGTCGTTTTGGCTGATTACTACGTCGTGGATGAGCAGAACCCTGGAAACACACCTGCTGTTTCTGCTAAG GTTACGTCTCCATATGGGAACGATCTGCATCACCAAGAGAATGTAACGCATGGTCAGTTTGCGTTCACGACGCAAGAAACGGGAAACTACTTGGCTTGTTTCTCGGTTGATTCAAGTCATCCGCTACCTAACCCGTTGACACTTGGGATTGATTGGAAGACTGGTATCGCCACCAAAGATTGGGACTCTGTTGCTAAAAAGGAAAAGATCGAG GGTGTTGAGCTTCAGTTAACGAGACTTGAGGGGTTAGTGCAGGCGATCCGTGAGAACATCGATTATATAAAGAACAG GGAAGGAGAGATGCGAGAAGTGAGTGAAGCAACCAACGGAAGAGTGGCTTGGTTCAGTATAATGTCACTTGGGGTTTGCCTTTCCGTTACGGGTGTACAGATATGGTACCTGAAGCGGTATTTCCACAAGAAGAAACTCATCTAA
- the LOC108820808 gene encoding ethylene-responsive transcription factor ERF012 — translation MVKQELKIKKEMSLSSPSQSSPSSSSPKIKKNKIKKYKGVRMRSWGSWVSEIRAPNKKTRIWLGSYSTAEAAARAYDVALLCLKGPQANLNFPSSASSHPLLDEMTILSPKSIQKIAAQAANNSSDLFALSSSAASSPSDHDHHPDDDGMQSLIGSFVDNHVSLMNPSSSWYDNEHNGMFFFDDGAPFNYSPLLNSTTNMVDAYFYEDADIPLWSFS, via the coding sequence ATGGTGAAACAAGAACTCAAGATCAAAAAGGAAATGTCTTTGTCTTCACCATCTCAATCTTCaccttcttcgtcttctcctAAGATCAAGAAGAATAAGATTAAGAAGTATAAAGGAGTGAGGATGAGAAGTTGGGGATCATGGGTGTCTGAGATTAGAGCACCAAATAAAAAGACAAGGATTTGGTTGGGCTCTTACTCAACAGCTGAAGCAGCAGCTAGAGCTTATGATGTTGCACTCTTATGTCTCAAAGGTCCTCAGGCCAATCTCAACTTCCCTAGTTCTGCTTCTTCTCATCCTCTATTAGATGAAATGACCATTTTGTCCCCTAAATCCATCCAAAAAATTGCCGCTCAAGCTGCAAACAATTCATCTGATCTTTTTGCCCTTTCTTCATCAGCAGCCTCGTCACCGTCCGATCATGATCATCATCCTGATGATGACGGCATGCAATCTTTGATAGGGTCTTTCGTGGACAATCATGTGTCTTTGATGAATCCATCATCATCGTGGTATGATAATGAACATAACGGGATGTTCTTCTTCGACGATGGAGCTCCGTTTAATTACTCTCCTCTATTGAACTCGACGACGAATATGGTCGATGCGTACTTCTACGAAGATGCTGATATTCCACTTTGGAGTTTCAGTTGA